The genomic interval GCTGGTCGTCGTCCTCGCCGAGCTCGACGAGGGTGCCGCGGCGCCACGCGCGCACCGAGGCGATGACCTGCAGCAGCACGAGCCCCAGGATCACGCCGGTGACGACGCCCGGGAAGAACCGCGGACCGGGGAAATCCGCGTTGGTGGGCACGTCCATCGTGACCATGCCGTAGATCAGGTAGAGCGCGACGAGCACGAGGATGAGCGGCATCGTCAGCTCTCGCCACAGGTGCACGGGGGCGTGGCGCGGGTCCTCGGGCGCGGGCGCGGCGGTGCCGTCGGCACCGGGCGCGGGCGGATCGGGGGTCGTGGCGGCGGTCATGAGCCCATCTCCTCGTACAGCTTGCGGATCTGCGTCTCCTGGTCGGCCAGGAAGTCGGTGAGGTCGTCGCCGCGGATCACGTTCTCCGTCCAGGCGTAGCGTTTGATGGCGTCGGCCCACTCGGGAGTCGCGATGGTCTCGGTGACCACGTCGTTGAGGGTCGCGAGGTCCTCGGGGTCGAGGCCCGGGGGCGCCGAGATCGAGCGCCAGTTCGACAGGGTCACGTCGTAGCCGAGCTCGACCGTGGTGGGCACGTCGAGGAAGTCGACGCGCTCCTTGGCGACGATCGCGAGCGCCCGCAGACGCCCCGACTCGATCTGGTCGCGCGTGTCCGGCAGGCCCGAGGAGGCCGCGTGCGCGGTGCCGTTCAACAGTGCGGCGATCACCTCCCCGCCGCCGTCGGAGGAGATGTACGTGATCGCGCCCGCGTCCACGCCGCCCTTGATCGCGAGGTCGGTGACGACGAGCTGGTCGAAGGAGCCGCCGCCGGTCCACGGCATCGCGCCGGTGTCCTCGCGCCATGCGGCCAGGAGCGAGTCGAGGTCCTGGTAGGGCGAGTCCTTGGGCACGACGATCGCGTCGTACTCCTCGACGAGGATGCCCAGCGGCGTCACGTCGGTGAACGCGGTCTTCGACTTGTACTGGATGGTCGCGGCCAGCAGGCCCGTGCCACCGATGAGCAGCGTGTTGGGACGCCCCTTGAGGCCGACGACGTTGCTGAGGGCGATCGTGCCGCCGGCGCCCGGCATGTTGAGCACCTGCACGTTGTTGACGATCGAATGGGCGCGCTGGGCCTGCTGCATCTCGCGGGCCACGGCGTCCCATCCGCCCCCGGCCGCGGCGGGCGCGACCAGGGTGAGGGAAGCCCGGACGTCGTCGCC from Brachybacterium huguangmaarense carries:
- a CDS encoding tripartite tricarboxylate transporter substrate binding protein: MTPSSSAPPPDSPASPPDDPGTAPIASTNPGRRTALKVLGGIVAAGAIGTATVGSFASASGGDDVRASLTLVAPAAAGGGWDAVAREMQQAQRAHSIVNNVQVLNMPGAGGTIALSNVVGLKGRPNTLLIGGTGLLAATIQYKSKTAFTDVTPLGILVEEYDAIVVPKDSPYQDLDSLLAAWREDTGAMPWTGGGSFDQLVVTDLAIKGGVDAGAITYISSDGGGEVIAALLNGTAHAASSGLPDTRDQIESGRLRALAIVAKERVDFLDVPTTVELGYDVTLSNWRSISAPPGLDPEDLATLNDVVTETIATPEWADAIKRYAWTENVIRGDDLTDFLADQETQIRKLYEEMGS
- a CDS encoding tripartite tricarboxylate transporter TctB family protein, producing the protein MTAATTPDPPAPGADGTAAPAPEDPRHAPVHLWRELTMPLILVLVALYLIYGMVTMDVPTNADFPGPRFFPGVVTGVILGLVLLQVIASVRAWRRGTLVELGEDDDQRRQSGLVVEAGTQSRLNVRALVWIVGSFLVFSVLLEVLGWILAGALLFWCIAHAFGSRRTVLDIVIALTVSSAAYIIFDMALGLSLPSGILGWGF